A portion of the Edaphobacter lichenicola genome contains these proteins:
- a CDS encoding beta strand repeat-containing protein — MALSGCGSGFHGASLGSLQITPNTVDFGSVPVGQSVSTGVAVVNESSSSVVISNLSFAGATFSANSTDTLPISIPAGGSHTLQVQFKPTVAGPATGQLTVSSNSTADGTAVVPLAGMGMAPSSPQLTVSATSLSFGNVPVSSPTAQSITLSSTGTSPVTINSASITGTGFTIIGSSFPVTLNPNQTTTVQVQFQPTVAGAAAGQLTIGSNSATNATSVVTLNGTGTTIGPSDLSPQLSISTANLSFGSVTVNSPTTQAITLTSTGSSPVTVNSASITGTGFSIVAGNFPITLNPSQSATVTVQFKPTATGSDTGQITITSDSATASTAVVALSGTGTAAPSPQLSVSTASLSFGNVTVNSLTTQSITLTSTGTAPVTVNSASITGTGFTIVAGSFPVTLNPGQATTITVQFKPTATGSDTGQVTITSDSATASSAAVTLSGTGTAAPSPQLSVSTASLSFGNVTVNSLTTQSITLTSTGTSPVTVNSASIAGTGFTIVAGTFPVTLNPGQATTVAVQFKPTATGPDTGQVTITSDSATASSAAVTLSGTGTAAPSPQLSVSTASLSFGNVTVNSLTTQSITLTSTGTSPVTVNSASIAGTGFTIVAGTFPVTLNPGQATTVAVQFKPTATGPDTGQVTITSDSATASTAVVTLSGTGTAAPSPQLSLSTASLSFGNVTVNSQTTQSITLTSTGTSPVTVNSASIAGTGFTIVAGTFPVTLNPGQATTVAVQFKPTATGPDTGQVTITSDSATASTAVVTLSGTGTAAPSPQLSVSTANLSFGNVTVNSQTTQSITLTSTGTSPVTVNSASIAGTGFTIVAGTFPITLNPSQAATITVQFKPTATGSDTGQVTITSDSATASSAVVTLSGTGTAAPSPQLSVSTASLSFGNVTVNSLTTQSITLTSTGTSPVTVNSASITGTGFTIVAGSFPITLNPSQAATITVQFKPTATGSDTGQVTITSDSATASSAVVTLSGTGTAAPSPQLSVSTASLSFGNVTVNSQTTQSITLTSTGTSPVTVNSASIAGTGFTIVAGTFPVTLNPGQATTVAVQFKPTATGPDTGQVTITSDSATASTAVVTLSGTGTAAPSPQLSLSTASLSFGNVTVNSQTTQSITLTSTGTSPVTVNSASIAGTGFTIVAGTFPVTLNPGQATTVAVQFKPTATGPDTGQVTITSDSATASTAVVTLSGTGTAAPSPQLSLSTASLSFGNVTVNSQTTQSITLTSTGTSPVTVNSASIAGTGFTIVAGTFPVTLNPGQATTVAVQFKPTATGPDTGQVTITSDSATASTAVVTLSGTGTAAPSPQLSLSTASLSFGNVTVNSQTTQSITLTSTGTSPVTVNSASIAGTGFTIVAGTFPVTLNPGQATTVAVQFKPTATGPDTGQVTITSDSATASTAVVTLSGTGTAAPSPQLSLSTASLSFGNVTVNSQTTQSITLTSTGTSPVTVNSASITGTGFTIVAGTFPVTLNPGQATTVAVQFKPTATGPDTGQVTITSDSATASTAVVTLSGTGTAAPSPQLSVSTASLSFGSVTVNSLTTQSITLTSTGTSPVTVNSASITGTGFTIVAGSFPVTLNPSQAVTLQIQFLPTATGADTGQVSITSNSTTGSPAVVALSGTGTASNPQLTVSTTSLSFGSVNVNSSTTQSVTLTSTGTSPVTVNSASITGTGFTIVGGSFPVTLNPSQIATITVQFKPASTGSDTGQVTITSNSTSGSSPIIALTGTGTAVSYSVNLSWDEPTNSPDPVAGYNIYRSVGTGAFQLINSSPDGGTTYVDNAVANGTTYNYLAKSVDSAGVESTASNEITVTIP; from the coding sequence GTGGCACTATCAGGTTGCGGCTCGGGGTTTCATGGAGCGTCTCTCGGCAGTCTCCAAATTACGCCCAATACCGTCGACTTTGGATCCGTGCCTGTTGGACAATCGGTCAGTACTGGCGTAGCTGTCGTTAATGAGAGTAGTTCGTCTGTCGTCATCTCGAACCTGAGCTTTGCTGGGGCCACTTTTTCAGCCAATAGCACCGACACGCTCCCAATCAGCATCCCTGCCGGTGGCAGTCACACACTTCAGGTTCAGTTCAAACCAACCGTCGCTGGACCAGCGACCGGGCAGCTCACTGTCAGCAGTAACTCAACCGCGGACGGCACGGCAGTCGTACCTCTCGCCGGGATGGGGATGGCGCCATCGAGTCCGCAGTTGACAGTGAGTGCTACCAGCCTCAGTTTTGGCAACGTGCCGGTAAGTTCTCCAACAGCGCAGTCGATAACGTTATCGTCTACAGGCACTTCCCCGGTGACAATCAACTCCGCATCTATCACCGGAACCGGCTTTACCATCATTGGCAGCAGCTTCCCTGTCACCCTAAACCCCAACCAGACCACCACCGTACAAGTTCAGTTCCAACCGACAGTTGCTGGAGCAGCGGCCGGGCAACTCACTATAGGCAGTAATTCGGCCACTAATGCCACCTCCGTAGTGACCCTCAATGGCACAGGTACAACAATCGGTCCTTCGGATCTCAGCCCGCAGCTCTCGATCAGCACTGCCAACCTTAGCTTCGGTAGTGTGACCGTAAACTCTCCGACCACCCAGGCGATCACCCTGACCTCAACCGGCAGCTCCCCGGTCACCGTCAACTCGGCCTCCATCACCGGAACCGGCTTCTCCATCGTTGCAGGCAACTTCCCCATCACCCTGAACCCCAGCCAGTCTGCCACCGTAACCGTTCAGTTCAAGCCCACCGCAACCGGATCAGACACGGGCCAGATCACCATCACCAGCGACTCCGCTACCGCAAGCACGGCAGTCGTCGCTCTCAGCGGCACCGGCACTGCAGCCCCCAGCCCGCAGCTCTCTGTCAGCACTGCCAGCCTTAGCTTCGGCAACGTCACCGTCAACTCGCTGACCACCCAATCCATCACCCTGACCTCAACCGGCACCGCCCCGGTCACCGTCAACTCGGCCTCCATCACCGGAACCGGCTTTACTATCGTTGCAGGCAGCTTCCCCGTCACCCTGAACCCCGGCCAGGCCACCACCATAACGGTTCAGTTCAAACCCACCGCAACCGGGTCAGACACCGGCCAGGTCACCATCACCAGCGACTCCGCTACCGCAAGCTCAGCAGCAGTCACTCTCAGCGGTACTGGCACCGCAGCCCCCAGCCCGCAGCTCTCGGTCAGCACTGCCAGCCTCAGCTTCGGCAACGTCACCGTCAACTCGCTGACCACCCAATCCATCACCCTGACCTCAACCGGAACCTCACCGGTCACCGTCAACTCGGCCTCCATTGCCGGAACCGGCTTTACGATCGTTGCAGGCACCTTCCCCGTCACCCTGAACCCCGGCCAGGCCACCACCGTAGCAGTTCAGTTCAAGCCCACCGCAACCGGACCAGACACCGGCCAGGTCACCATCACCAGCGACTCCGCTACCGCAAGCTCAGCAGCAGTCACTCTCAGCGGTACTGGCACTGCAGCCCCCAGCCCGCAGCTCTCGGTCAGCACTGCCAGCCTCAGCTTCGGCAACGTCACCGTCAACTCGCTGACCACCCAATCCATCACCCTGACCTCAACCGGAACCTCACCGGTCACCGTCAACTCGGCCTCCATTGCCGGAACCGGCTTTACGATCGTTGCAGGCACCTTCCCCGTCACCCTGAACCCCGGCCAGGCCACCACCGTAGCAGTTCAGTTCAAGCCCACCGCAACCGGACCAGACACCGGCCAGGTCACCATCACCAGCGACTCCGCTACCGCAAGCACGGCAGTAGTCACTCTCAGCGGTACCGGCACCGCAGCCCCCAGCCCGCAGCTCTCACTCAGCACCGCCAGCCTCAGCTTCGGCAACGTTACCGTCAACTCGCAGACCACTCAATCCATAACCCTGACCTCAACCGGAACCTCCCCGGTCACCGTCAACTCGGCCTCCATCGCTGGAACCGGATTCACCATCGTGGCAGGCACCTTCCCCGTCACCCTGAACCCCGGCCAGGCCACCACCGTAGCAGTTCAGTTCAAGCCCACCGCAACCGGACCAGACACCGGCCAGGTCACCATCACCAGCGACTCCGCTACCGCAAGCACGGCAGTAGTCACTCTCAGCGGCACTGGCACCGCAGCCCCCAGCCCGCAGCTCTCGGTCAGCACCGCCAACCTCAGCTTCGGCAACGTTACCGTCAACTCGCAGACCACCCAATCCATAACCCTCACCTCAACCGGAACCTCACCGGTCACCGTCAACTCGGCCTCCATCGCTGGAACCGGATTCACCATCGTGGCAGGCACCTTCCCGATCACCCTGAACCCCAGCCAGGCCGCCACCATAACGGTTCAGTTCAAACCAACCGCAACCGGGTCAGACACCGGCCAGGTCACCATCACCAGCGACTCCGCTACCGCAAGCTCAGCAGTAGTCACTCTCAGCGGTACCGGCACTGCAGCCCCCAGCCCGCAGCTCTCGGTCAGCACTGCCAGCCTTAGCTTCGGCAACGTCACCGTCAACTCGCTGACCACCCAATCCATAACCCTGACCTCAACCGGCACCTCACCGGTCACCGTCAACTCGGCCTCCATCACCGGAACCGGCTTCACCATCGTGGCAGGCAGCTTCCCCATCACCCTGAACCCCAGCCAGGCCGCCACCATAACGGTTCAGTTCAAACCAACCGCAACCGGGTCAGACACCGGCCAGGTCACCATCACCAGCGACTCCGCTACCGCAAGCTCAGCAGTAGTCACTCTCAGCGGTACTGGCACCGCAGCCCCCAGCCCGCAGCTCTCGGTCAGCACTGCCAGCCTTAGCTTCGGCAACGTCACCGTCAACTCGCAGACCACTCAATCGATAACCCTGACCTCAACCGGAACCTCACCGGTCACCGTCAACTCGGCCTCCATCGCTGGAACCGGATTCACCATCGTGGCAGGCACCTTCCCCGTCACCCTGAACCCCGGCCAGGCCACCACCGTAGCAGTTCAGTTCAAGCCCACCGCAACCGGACCAGACACCGGCCAGGTCACCATCACCAGCGACTCCGCTACTGCAAGCACGGCAGTAGTCACTCTCAGCGGTACCGGCACCGCAGCCCCCAGCCCGCAGCTCTCACTCAGCACCGCCAGCCTCAGCTTCGGCAACGTTACCGTCAACTCGCAGACCACTCAATCGATAACCCTGACCTCAACCGGAACCTCACCGGTCACCGTCAACTCGGCCTCCATCGCTGGAACCGGATTCACCATCGTGGCAGGCACCTTCCCCGTCACCCTGAACCCCGGCCAGGCCACCACCGTAGCAGTTCAGTTCAAGCCCACCGCAACCGGACCAGACACCGGCCAGGTCACCATCACCAGCGACTCCGCTACTGCAAGCACGGCAGTAGTCACTCTCAGCGGTACCGGCACCGCAGCCCCCAGCCCGCAGCTCTCACTCAGCACCGCCAGCCTCAGCTTCGGCAACGTTACCGTCAACTCGCAGACCACTCAATCGATAACCCTGACCTCAACCGGAACCTCACCGGTCACCGTCAACTCGGCCTCCATCGCTGGAACCGGATTCACCATCGTGGCAGGCACCTTCCCCGTCACCCTGAACCCCGGCCAGGCCACCACCGTAGCAGTTCAGTTCAAGCCCACCGCAACCGGACCAGACACCGGCCAGGTCACCATCACCAGCGACTCCGCTACTGCAAGCACGGCAGTAGTCACTCTCAGCGGTACCGGCACCGCAGCCCCCAGCCCGCAGCTCTCACTCAGCACCGCCAGCCTCAGCTTCGGCAACGTTACCGTCAACTCGCAGACCACTCAATCGATAACCCTGACCTCAACCGGAACCTCACCGGTCACCGTCAACTCGGCCTCCATCGCTGGAACCGGATTCACCATCGTGGCAGGCACCTTCCCCGTCACCCTGAACCCCGGCCAGGCCACCACCGTAGCAGTTCAGTTCAAGCCCACCGCAACCGGACCAGACACCGGCCAGGTCACCATCACCAGCGACTCCGCTACTGCAAGCACGGCAGTAGTCACTCTCAGCGGTACCGGCACCGCAGCCCCCAGCCCGCAGCTCTCACTCAGCACCGCCAGCCTCAGCTTCGGCAACGTTACCGTCAACTCGCAGACCACTCAATCGATAACCCTGACCTCAACCGGAACCTCACCGGTCACCGTCAACTCGGCCTCCATCACCGGAACCGGCTTTACTATCGTTGCAGGCACCTTCCCCGTCACCCTGAACCCCGGCCAGGCCACCACCGTAGCAGTTCAGTTCAAGCCCACCGCAACCGGACCAGACACCGGCCAAGTCACCATCACCAGCGACTCCGCTACTGCAAGCACGGCAGTAGTCACTCTCAGCGGTACCGGCACCGCAGCCCCCAGCCCGCAGCTCTCGGTCAGCACTGCCAGCCTTAGCTTCGGCAGCGTCACCGTCAACTCGCTGACCACCCAATCCATAACCCTCACCTCCACCGGAACCTCCCCGGTCACCGTCAACTCGGCCTCTATCACCGGAACCGGCTTTACGATCGTTGCAGGCAGCTTCCCCGTCACCCTGAACCCCAGCCAGGCCGTAACGCTACAAATACAATTCCTTCCAACCGCAACTGGGGCTGATACTGGGCAGGTCTCCATCACCAGCAACTCCACCACCGGCAGTCCAGCAGTCGTGGCTCTCAGCGGTACCGGCACCGCCTCAAATCCGCAGTTAACGGTAAGCACCACGAGTCTCAGTTTTGGCAGTGTTAATGTAAATTCTTCAACGACTCAGTCCGTAACCCTCACCTCGACGGGCACTTCCCCGGTCACCGTCAACTCGGCCTCCATCACCGGAACCGGCTTCACCATCGTGGGAGGCAGCTTCCCGGTAACCCTGAACCCCAGCCAGATCGCTACCATAACGGTTCAGTTCAAGCCCGCCTCAACCGGATCAGACACCGGCCAGGTCACCATCACGAGCAACTCAACCAGCGGAAGCTCCCCGATCATTGCGCTGACTGGAACTGGCACTGCCGTGTCGTACTCTGTCAATCTTAGCTGGGACGAACCGACAAATTCGCCCGACCCGGTAGCCGGCTATAACATCTATCGGTCTGTAGGTACGGGGGCATTCCAGCTCATAAATTCGTCCCCAGATGGTGGAACTACCTATGTTGATAACGCGGTAGCAAATGGTACGACCTACAATTACCTCGCGAAGAGCGTAGATTCCGCTGGTGTCGAGAGCACTGCCTCCAACGAAATAACGGTAACAATTCCATAG
- a CDS encoding UpxY family transcription antiterminator, with amino-acid sequence MLTSQSSDVEIQNTTAWWVLYTRHQHEKTVAEMLSAKGFEVFLPLYESMRRWKDRSKMLSLPLFPCYVFVRGGIHRRLQVVTTPGVHMILFHGENVAIIPETEVDAIRKAVEGHFRVEPHPFLKCGERVRVTRGSLEGVEGVLVRKKNLYRLILSVNMMAQSVAVEIDAADVEPLQTQSFADLLPGKQLLEAERFGEALPRAGRQINTVQHEMVRY; translated from the coding sequence ATGCTAACCTCGCAGAGTTCCGATGTAGAAATTCAAAACACCACGGCTTGGTGGGTGCTCTACACGCGCCATCAGCATGAAAAGACAGTGGCTGAGATGCTATCGGCAAAAGGCTTTGAGGTTTTTTTACCGCTCTATGAGTCTATGCGACGGTGGAAAGATAGAAGCAAAATGCTTTCCCTCCCCCTGTTCCCCTGTTATGTATTCGTGCGCGGAGGCATTCATCGTCGCTTGCAGGTCGTGACCACTCCGGGGGTTCACATGATTCTGTTTCACGGCGAAAACGTGGCGATCATTCCAGAGACTGAAGTCGATGCGATTCGAAAAGCAGTCGAAGGGCATTTCCGAGTTGAACCGCATCCGTTCCTTAAGTGCGGTGAGCGTGTTCGCGTTACGCGAGGCTCACTTGAAGGCGTCGAAGGTGTACTAGTTCGCAAAAAAAACTTATACCGTCTAATCCTTTCCGTGAACATGATGGCCCAATCCGTTGCAGTCGAGATTGACGCCGCTGATGTAGAACCTCTACAAACGCAAAGCTTCGCAGACCTACTCCCCGGCAAGCAGCTTCTGGAAGCCGAAAGGTTCGGCGAGGCCTTACCACGTGCTGGCAGACAAATAAACACAGTTCAACACGAGATGGTTCGATATTGA
- a CDS encoding polysaccharide biosynthesis/export family protein codes for MPTTVTSSPVQSSALPAKTSDDGSFIIGDDDGLAISVWKEPDLSRTIQVRSDGKISLPLIGEVQATGRTPLQLEQDISTKLQNYIAKPEVTVMVTQINSKKFNILGQVARPGSYSLSVAPTVMDAIAAAGGLRDFAKQKNIYILRQKAGGNESRITFNYKEFIKGKDLNQNIKLEPHDTVVVP; via the coding sequence ATGCCGACGACTGTAACATCTTCGCCAGTGCAGTCTTCAGCGTTACCCGCTAAGACATCAGATGACGGTAGTTTTATCATTGGGGATGACGATGGCTTGGCGATTAGCGTCTGGAAAGAACCCGACCTTTCTAGAACAATTCAAGTTCGATCAGACGGAAAGATCTCATTGCCACTCATAGGAGAGGTCCAAGCGACTGGACGAACCCCCTTGCAACTCGAACAGGATATTTCGACCAAGCTCCAAAACTACATCGCCAAGCCGGAAGTCACGGTAATGGTGACGCAGATTAATAGCAAGAAATTCAACATCCTAGGTCAAGTGGCAAGGCCCGGCTCATACTCACTCTCAGTCGCACCAACCGTCATGGACGCAATTGCTGCTGCCGGAGGACTCCGAGACTTCGCAAAACAAAAAAACATTTACATTCTTCGCCAGAAAGCCGGCGGCAACGAGTCCCGAATTACCTTCAATTACAAAGAATTCATTAAAGGCAAAGACTTAAACCAGAACATCAAACTTGAGCCGCACGACACAGTCGTCGTGCCTTGA